From a single Lolium rigidum isolate FL_2022 chromosome 7, APGP_CSIRO_Lrig_0.1, whole genome shotgun sequence genomic region:
- the LOC124677494 gene encoding U-box domain-containing protein 4-like, protein MVSLAGSQILSPTHGPCTTSSSSARRPGHSMRTIRSALLHPDSPPGPASRPRATAHTSDADSDMENLTDSVIDFRLSELAATAGPTHPAAVSKSSSANAAATDMLDLSRDFSDYSSFNSDISGELQRLAAAASASATPARSTPPDPAVDLNDLESMDLSEAASPLSHIEPFIHACIRALSPDSPPDTRRGAAARIRLLAKHRSDIRALIGSTSGAIPALVPLLRSTDPTTQENAVTALLNLSLEDRNRTAITAAGAIKPLVYALRTGTAPAKQNAACALLSLSGTEDNRATIGACGAVAPLVALLSAGSTRGKKDALTTLYRLCSARRNKERAVSAGAVLPLVHLIGERGTGTSEKAMVVLASLASIPEGRDAVVEAGGIPALVETIEDGPAREKEFAVVALLQLCSESSSNRALLVREGAIPPLVALSQSGSARAKHKAETLLGYLREQRQGGGCRAGLGAATSMAR, encoded by the exons ATGGTCTCGCTCGCCGGCTCCCAGATCCTCTCGCCCACCCACGGCCCctgcaccacctcctcctcctccgcccgccgcccGGGCCACTCCATGCGCACCATCCGCTCCGCCCTCCTCCACCCGGACTCGCCCCCAGGGCCCGCCTCCCGCCCGCGCGCCACCGCCCACACCTCCGACGCGGACTCCGACATGGAGAACCTCACCGACTCCGTCATCGACTTCCGCCTCAGCGAGCTAGCGGCCACAGCAGGCCCCACCCACCCAGCCGCCGTCTCCAAGTCCTCCTCCGCCAACGCGGCCGCCACCGACATGCTCGACCTCTCCCGCGACTTCTCCGACTACTCCAGCTTCAACTCCGACATCTCCGGCGAGCTccagcgcctcgccgccgccgcctccgcctccgccacgcCGGCCAGATCCACCCCACCCGACCCCGCCGTGGATCTAAACGACCTCGAGTCCATGGATCTCTCGGAGGCCGCCTCCCCGCTCTCCCACATCGAGCCCTTCATCCACGCCTGCATCCGCGCCCTCTCCCCGGACTCCCCGCCGGACACacgccggggcgccgccgcccgcATCCGCCTCCTCGCCAAGCACCGCTCCGACATCCGCGCCCTAATCGGCAGCACCTCCGGCGCCATCCCCGCCCTAGTCCCCCTCCTCCGCAGCACCGACCCCACCACCCAGGAAAACGCGGTCACGGCCCTCCTCAACCTCTCGCTCGAGGACCGCAACCGCACCGCCATCACGGCCGCGGGCGCCATCAAGCCGCTCGTCTACGCGCTGCGCACGGGCACGGCCCCCGCCAAGCAGAACGCCGCCTGCGCGCTGCTCTCGCTCTCGGGGACCGAGGACAACCGCGCCACCATCGGGGCCTGCGGCGCCGTCGCGCCCCTGGTGGCCCTCCTCTCCGCGGGCTCCACGCGCGGGAAGAAGGACGCGCTCACCACGCTCTACCGCCTCTGCTCCGCGCGCCGCAACAAGGAGCGCGCCGTCAGCGCGGGGGCCGTCCTGCCGCTCGTGCACCTCATCGGGGAGCGCGGCACGGGGACGTCTGAGAAGGCCATGGTGGTTCTCGCTAGCCTCGCCAGCATTCCTGAGGGGCGGGATGCGGTGGTGGAGGCTGGCGGGATTCCGGCCCTGGTTGAGACCATCGAGGACGGGCCTGCCAGGGAGAAGGAGTTCGCGGTCGTCGCtctgctgcagctctgctccgagTCGTCCAGCAACCGGGCGCTTCTTGTTCGAGAAGGGGCCATCCCGCCGCTTGTCGCGCTCTCGCAGTCGGGCTCTGCTCGTGCCAAGCACAAG gCTGAGACTTTGCTTGGTTACCTGCGCGAGCAGCGGCAGGGTGGCGGCTGCAGAGCTGGACTGGGCGCAGCTACGAGCATGGCTCGGTAG